A part of Microaerobacter geothermalis genomic DNA contains:
- the hemB gene encoding porphobilinogen synthase, which yields MTIHFDRHRRLRGSETLRKLVRENQLTVHDLIYPLFVVEGENIKEEIPSMPGVFHFSLDRLREEIEEIIQLGIEAVILFGVPNHKDETGSQAYAEDGIVQRATYEIKKMKPELLVIADTCLCQYTDHGHCGVVDDGRILNDPSLELLVKTAVSQATAGADMIAPSNMMDGFVTAIRHGLDEAGFTEIPIMSYAVKYASSFYGPFRDAAHSAPQFGDRRTYQMDPANGREALREAASDVKEGADILMVKPAMAYMDIIRQVKDQFDLPVAAYNVSGEYSMIKSASANGWINEESVVLELLTGMKRAGADLILTYHAKDVAKWLKQK from the coding sequence ATGACTATTCACTTTGACCGTCACAGAAGATTGAGAGGTAGTGAAACCTTAAGAAAACTGGTTCGTGAAAATCAGCTGACCGTTCATGATCTGATCTACCCGTTATTTGTTGTTGAAGGGGAAAATATAAAAGAAGAAATCCCCTCCATGCCAGGGGTATTTCACTTTTCTCTGGACCGATTAAGGGAAGAAATTGAAGAAATTATTCAATTGGGAATTGAAGCAGTGATTCTTTTTGGCGTTCCAAACCATAAGGATGAAACAGGTTCTCAAGCCTATGCAGAAGATGGCATTGTTCAGCGGGCTACCTATGAAATTAAAAAAATGAAGCCGGAATTACTGGTCATTGCTGACACCTGTCTATGTCAATATACGGATCATGGACACTGCGGTGTGGTTGATGATGGACGGATTTTAAATGATCCATCCCTTGAGTTATTGGTAAAGACCGCCGTGTCACAGGCCACAGCAGGTGCCGACATGATTGCTCCATCCAATATGATGGACGGGTTCGTGACCGCTATCCGGCACGGATTAGATGAAGCGGGTTTTACAGAAATCCCGATCATGTCCTATGCCGTTAAATATGCTTCTTCGTTTTATGGTCCATTTCGGGATGCGGCCCATTCTGCACCCCAATTTGGTGATAGAAGAACTTATCAAATGGATCCTGCCAATGGAAGGGAAGCTTTAAGGGAAGCTGCTTCTGACGTAAAGGAGGGGGCAGATATCTTAATGGTAAAACCTGCTATGGCTTACATGGATATTATTCGCCAGGTGAAGGATCAATTTGATCTTCCGGTTGCAGCCTATAATGTAAGTGGAGAGTATTCCATGATTAAGTCCGCAAGTGCGAATGGCTGGATTAACGAAGAGTCTGTTGTATTGGAATTGCTGACAGGAATGAAAAGGGCAGGAGCCGATCTCATCTTAACCTATCATGCCAAAGATGTGGCGAAATGGCTCAAGCAAAAGTGA
- the hemL gene encoding glutamate-1-semialdehyde 2,1-aminomutase: protein MARSYETSIISFAEAKKYIPGGVNSPVRAFKSVGLNPVYMERGKGSKVYDVDGNEYIDYVGSWGPLILGHAHPRVISAIQEVAEKGTSFGAPTQLETDMAKLVTEIVPSVELIRMVNSGTEATMSALRLARGYTKRNKIMKFEGCYHGHADSLLIKAGSGVATLGLPDSPGVPESTAIHTITVPYNDLDSVKLAFEKYGEDLAAVIVEPVAGNMGVVPPVPGFLEGLREITQSYGTLLIFDEVMTGFRVDYHCAQGKYGITPDLTTLGKVIGGGLPVGAYGGKREIMEHIAPAGSIYQAGTLSGNPLAMVAGYTTLLELGQGGVYEELERKSAKLAEGLARNAKELNISHHINRVGSMVCLFFTGEEVTNYEKAKSSDLTRFAKYFALMLDQGISLPPSQFEGMFVSTAHTDEDIERTIEASYYAMKQLR from the coding sequence GTGGCAAGGAGTTATGAAACATCCATTATATCATTTGCTGAAGCAAAGAAGTATATACCTGGAGGGGTGAACAGTCCGGTTCGCGCTTTCAAGTCCGTTGGGTTAAATCCGGTATACATGGAACGAGGGAAGGGCTCAAAAGTATATGATGTGGATGGAAATGAGTATATTGATTACGTTGGGTCCTGGGGACCGCTTATTTTGGGACATGCCCATCCTAGGGTGATTTCCGCGATTCAAGAAGTGGCTGAAAAAGGGACAAGCTTTGGAGCACCAACCCAACTTGAGACCGACATGGCCAAGTTGGTTACAGAAATTGTGCCTTCTGTTGAATTGATCCGAATGGTGAACTCGGGGACAGAAGCAACGATGAGCGCTTTGCGTTTGGCAAGGGGATATACTAAGCGGAACAAAATTATGAAATTTGAAGGATGCTATCATGGCCATGCTGACAGTCTTTTGATTAAAGCCGGTTCCGGAGTGGCTACACTGGGATTGCCGGACAGCCCGGGTGTACCGGAATCTACCGCTATACATACCATTACTGTTCCTTATAATGACTTGGACAGTGTGAAATTGGCTTTCGAGAAATATGGGGAAGACCTGGCAGCGGTGATTGTGGAGCCGGTGGCTGGAAATATGGGAGTGGTTCCTCCAGTACCAGGGTTTCTGGAAGGCTTGAGAGAGATCACCCAATCCTATGGAACCCTTCTGATTTTTGATGAAGTGATGACAGGGTTTCGGGTAGATTATCACTGTGCCCAAGGGAAATATGGCATTACGCCTGATCTAACCACACTTGGAAAAGTGATTGGCGGCGGACTGCCTGTGGGGGCATATGGGGGAAAACGTGAAATCATGGAGCATATTGCTCCTGCTGGATCCATTTATCAAGCCGGTACTTTGTCTGGAAACCCATTAGCCATGGTTGCCGGATATACAACCCTCCTGGAACTGGGCCAGGGTGGGGTATATGAGGAATTAGAGAGGAAATCAGCAAAATTGGCAGAGGGATTAGCCAGAAATGCGAAAGAATTGAATATTTCCCATCATATCAATCGGGTGGGTTCAATGGTTTGCCTGTTCTTCACAGGCGAAGAAGTGACCAATTATGAAAAGGCGAAATCCTCTGATTTAACCCGCTTTGCCAAATATTTTGCCCTGATGTTGGACCAGGGAATTTCTCTACCTCCTTCACAATTTGAGGGAATGTTCGTATCCACTGCCCATACGGATGAAGATATTGAGAGAACAATTGAAGCCAGTTACTATGCCATGAAACAATTGAGATGA
- a CDS encoding precorrin-2 dehydrogenase/sirohydrochlorin ferrochelatase family protein, giving the protein MDIQTPIMINLKDRPCVVVGGGRVAERKVMTLLDSEAKITVISPTLSAGLVLLSNRFSYYKRTYLPGDVEGAFLVVAATDNREINQQIYEEAKTSVPLLNIVDQPELCTFFFPAVMKQGPLQVAVSTGGTSPALARKIRRELAEIFGGEYEAFLNRLSLLRKQLMKEINNPEKRNEILTRLVNSNLLELYRQNDQERAEEMIQRVISECKTQLTDV; this is encoded by the coding sequence ATGGATATCCAAACACCTATCATGATCAACCTAAAAGACAGGCCTTGTGTGGTTGTCGGTGGAGGAAGAGTAGCAGAAAGAAAGGTTATGACTCTTCTAGATTCGGAGGCAAAAATTACCGTCATCAGCCCGACTCTTTCTGCTGGTCTTGTGTTATTGTCCAACCGTTTTTCTTATTACAAACGCACCTATCTTCCCGGCGATGTAGAGGGAGCTTTTTTAGTCGTTGCCGCTACCGATAACAGGGAAATCAATCAACAAATATATGAAGAAGCTAAAACATCAGTACCATTGCTTAATATTGTCGATCAACCGGAACTCTGTACTTTTTTCTTTCCCGCAGTCATGAAACAGGGTCCTTTACAAGTTGCCGTTTCTACCGGCGGTACAAGCCCGGCCTTGGCCAGAAAAATCCGCCGGGAACTGGCAGAAATTTTCGGAGGAGAATATGAGGCATTTCTAAACCGTCTATCACTCCTTCGAAAACAGTTGATGAAAGAAATCAACAATCCTGAAAAACGAAATGAAATTCTTACTCGTCTCGTTAACAGTAACTTATTAGAACTTTATAGACAAAATGACCAGGAACGAGCTGAAGAGATGATTCAACGGGTGATTTCCGAATGCAAAACTCAACTTACGGACGTGTAA
- the cobA gene encoding uroporphyrinogen-III C-methyltransferase, whose amino-acid sequence MDGGGGKVYFVGAGPGDPKLITIRGKEILSRADVVVFDRLVNSRLLKYIREDAEQIYCGKLPDKHDIPQDEINRILVHHAKQGKLVVRLKGGDPSVFGRVGEEAEFCLSHGITFEIVPGVTSGIAASAYAGIPVTHRDMNTTVAFITGHTKTGKAPDINWEYLAKGIETLVFYMGVTNLPFIQQQLLRYGRSSETPVALVRWGTFSKQETLIGNLGNIVERVEKAQFKAPAIILVGENVRLRNKLAWFETKPFFGKTVLLPRGIRNAGDLDQNIEDVIEELGGEVVNFQEVVSVSEEEENQIRDILMQIGRFRWIVFSDVITMSYFFRHFKKLSLDIRSISAGFVGLDGRCIAALSDRGFIPFAFSDWLDRVMPEDEVLYLGSKNMNDLSKAGSRHIKFSVSLSLYRRVISDEEIDKIKQLSEDKALHMVVFTDPSSVTTFFQAFGEHHFDSLFQDIAVVCLGTSTESVLEGYGCKADLTISEESLDKQSIGELLQRAPFRIESLTAKI is encoded by the coding sequence ATGGATGGCGGAGGAGGAAAAGTATATTTTGTGGGTGCCGGTCCCGGTGACCCTAAATTAATTACCATTCGGGGAAAGGAGATTTTATCCAGAGCGGACGTGGTTGTGTTCGACCGCTTGGTAAATTCGAGGCTCCTGAAATATATAAGGGAGGATGCGGAACAAATCTATTGTGGTAAATTGCCGGACAAGCATGACATTCCTCAAGATGAAATTAATCGTATTTTGGTGCATCATGCAAAACAGGGGAAACTGGTGGTCCGTTTAAAGGGAGGGGATCCCAGCGTATTTGGCCGGGTTGGTGAAGAGGCGGAGTTTTGCCTGAGCCATGGAATTACTTTTGAGATTGTACCGGGAGTTACTTCAGGTATTGCTGCTTCTGCATATGCGGGGATACCGGTGACTCACCGGGATATGAATACAACAGTTGCTTTTATAACCGGTCATACCAAAACGGGTAAGGCACCAGATATCAACTGGGAATATTTAGCTAAAGGTATTGAGACCTTGGTATTTTATATGGGTGTGACTAATCTTCCTTTTATTCAACAGCAGCTATTAAGATACGGGCGATCTTCGGAGACACCGGTTGCTCTGGTGCGTTGGGGCACTTTCAGCAAGCAGGAAACCTTAATTGGCAATTTGGGAAATATCGTGGAAAGAGTGGAAAAGGCCCAGTTTAAGGCACCAGCCATAATCCTTGTTGGAGAGAATGTCCGATTGCGTAATAAATTGGCATGGTTTGAAACTAAGCCGTTTTTTGGAAAAACCGTTCTTCTTCCCCGTGGAATCAGGAATGCGGGTGATTTGGATCAAAATATTGAAGATGTAATTGAAGAACTTGGTGGAGAGGTTGTAAATTTCCAAGAAGTTGTCTCCGTTTCCGAAGAGGAAGAAAACCAGATTCGTGACATACTAATGCAGATTGGTCGTTTTCGGTGGATTGTTTTTTCCGATGTTATCACCATGTCCTATTTCTTCCGACATTTTAAAAAATTATCCTTGGATATTCGTTCTATTTCCGCCGGATTCGTCGGATTAGATGGCCGATGCATAGCAGCTTTATCTGACAGGGGATTTATCCCTTTTGCTTTCTCGGATTGGTTGGACCGGGTGATGCCGGAGGATGAGGTTTTATATCTTGGTTCAAAGAATATGAATGATCTATCTAAGGCCGGTTCCCGCCATATTAAATTTTCAGTTTCACTCTCATTGTATAGAAGAGTGATCAGTGATGAAGAGATCGACAAGATTAAACAGCTGAGTGAAGATAAGGCCCTTCATATGGTTGTTTTTACCGATCCTTCATCAGTAACCACTTTCTTTCAAGCGTTTGGGGAGCACCATTTTGATTCATTGTTTCAAGACATTGCGGTTGTATGCTTGGGTACAAGTACCGAGTCTGTTTTAGAAGGTTACGGTTGTAAGGCAGATCTGACCATTTCGGAAGAATCTCTGGATAAACAGTCCATTGGTGAACTTCTTCAGAGGGCTCCTTTCCGAATTGAAAGTCTAACGGCAAAAATTTAG
- a CDS encoding sirohydrochlorin chelatase — MDKTGVLVISHGSSNGQWNRYIEEAVAQAKLPLPRAVAFLEWVPNKSIADGVAELEKQGVKQILVIPLFVCLGSTHLEEIKYALGIISHSAVPTDIEKISSQAEIIWGPAFDSHPYMTDIICDRIHKLSNDPSKESLLLVAHGSEIPGFYELWEKMLYRLSHRVQKRINFLQVSYATLRPDNLLARLEKIKGDRMIVVPVFLSIGYFTKHVIPAKLKSYSCVYSGETLLPHPLISKWIEETVNSC, encoded by the coding sequence GTGGATAAGACCGGAGTACTTGTCATTTCCCACGGTTCATCCAATGGCCAATGGAATCGATATATTGAAGAAGCGGTGGCTCAAGCAAAACTGCCATTGCCGAGAGCGGTTGCCTTTTTGGAGTGGGTACCGAACAAAAGTATCGCTGATGGTGTGGCTGAGTTGGAAAAACAGGGTGTAAAACAAATCTTGGTTATTCCTTTGTTTGTTTGTTTAGGCAGCACCCACCTTGAGGAGATCAAATATGCCCTAGGTATCATTTCTCATTCTGCAGTCCCGACAGATATAGAGAAAATTTCTTCTCAGGCAGAAATTATTTGGGGCCCAGCCTTTGATAGCCATCCTTACATGACCGATATTATATGTGACCGAATTCATAAACTATCAAACGATCCTTCCAAGGAATCGCTACTCCTGGTGGCTCATGGTAGCGAGATTCCCGGTTTTTATGAACTATGGGAGAAAATGCTGTACCGATTGTCACATCGTGTACAGAAAAGGATTAATTTTTTACAGGTGTCATATGCTACCCTTCGGCCAGATAACCTTTTGGCCCGTCTTGAAAAAATAAAAGGAGACCGGATGATTGTTGTTCCCGTTTTCTTAAGCATCGGTTATTTTACGAAGCATGTAATTCCTGCCAAGCTAAAATCTTATTCCTGTGTATACAGTGGAGAGACTTTGCTTCCTCACCCGTTAATCAGCAAATGGATTGAGGAAACGGTAAACAGTTGTTAA
- a CDS encoding cytochrome D1 domain-containing protein — protein sequence MSIEVLQKNGLAGSLMFVKNAGDTGFAVIDVETEEFIKHVGEGEYPHKATFHPNGKWTYLSFIVRSTIEVVNLQTLETEYVEKGIAKGSVGVNLSRDGRYLFIGSYGEIPGENLPGIMVFDTQWGEKPELLLKAKIPLGKCGGLVVDSKNDLWVAVSDQNKVVQISGYPPFEIKQEIPVGKHPHDMVFCKELQMLQVNHADEKFVTFIDVLNNRQIANVPTGYNPHGGKFVIRDGSIKCFVPSRKENIASVIDIQKASLIRTIDLGTPQGFVDVTKDGQYVIFDAYKGNCVSIVDTETYEVVRRVAVGEMPMHPQITHDGSKCFVDSMGEGTISVLDIRPLYDGNPDGVYVRKTIKNVGIKPSGNFFSYRGYLL from the coding sequence ATGTCAATAGAGGTTTTGCAAAAAAATGGATTGGCTGGATCACTCATGTTTGTCAAAAATGCTGGGGACACAGGATTCGCGGTAATTGACGTTGAAACGGAAGAATTCATCAAACATGTGGGTGAAGGTGAATATCCCCACAAGGCAACGTTTCATCCTAACGGAAAATGGACCTATTTATCATTTATTGTCCGGTCCACCATTGAAGTGGTCAACTTACAGACCCTTGAAACTGAATATGTGGAAAAGGGAATAGCCAAAGGAAGCGTTGGTGTTAATTTAAGCAGGGATGGCCGGTATCTGTTTATTGGCAGCTATGGTGAAATCCCTGGAGAAAATCTGCCTGGGATTATGGTATTTGATACACAGTGGGGAGAAAAGCCGGAACTTCTCCTGAAGGCTAAGATTCCCTTAGGCAAATGCGGCGGACTAGTGGTTGACTCGAAAAATGACCTGTGGGTGGCCGTTTCTGACCAAAATAAGGTTGTCCAGATAAGCGGTTACCCTCCCTTTGAAATCAAGCAGGAAATTCCCGTTGGAAAACATCCCCATGATATGGTTTTCTGCAAAGAACTGCAGATGCTGCAGGTAAATCATGCTGATGAAAAATTTGTCACTTTTATTGATGTATTGAACAATCGACAAATAGCCAATGTACCAACCGGTTATAATCCCCATGGTGGTAAGTTTGTCATTCGGGATGGGTCTATCAAGTGTTTTGTTCCCTCACGTAAGGAAAATATTGCGTCCGTGATTGATATTCAAAAAGCCTCCCTCATTCGCACAATTGATCTTGGAACTCCTCAAGGATTTGTAGATGTTACTAAAGATGGACAATATGTCATTTTTGATGCATACAAAGGAAACTGTGTTTCTATCGTCGATACGGAAACTTATGAGGTGGTCCGCCGGGTAGCCGTTGGAGAGATGCCGATGCATCCGCAAATCACCCATGACGGCAGTAAATGTTTCGTGGACAGCATGGGGGAAGGAACGATCAGCGTATTAGACATCAGGCCTTTATATGACGGGAATCCGGACGGGGTTTATGTGAGAAAAACCATAAAAAATGTAGGGATAAAACCATCGGGCAACTTTTTTAGCTACAGGGGGTATCTCTTGTGA
- a CDS encoding radical SAM/SPASM domain-containing protein yields the protein MTRLVAGIDNRPKKLRYEADENRRARKVHQDGKPDLVPLVEWNTTGQCNLACKHCYYGAVREPLPGELTHEQAKEFISHLAEMGVPVIVFSGGEPLLRNDLLMLGEFAASKGIRPVISSNGTLFTRKKAREVKEAGFKYVGISLDGIGETNNFFRGGNGAFEQALQGVRNLISEGVSVGLRYTMTKHTIKDLPKMFDLALEEGVDRINIFHLIYSGRGRDISNEDIPFEETRKAVDFIYEKTKELSVKKPDFQVLTAGNYCDAPYIYSKIEKENPDWAPEAYRLLFAKDAGRIVKMGDGGPKLVSVDHMGNVHPSMFLSQYTFGNIKEKTLTEILTTSELFGQLSYPEEHIKGKCRQCKWLSVCGGNSRARADAFFGDLWAPDPRCYLTDEEIGLESSHEMVV from the coding sequence ATGACGAGGCTGGTGGCGGGAATAGACAACCGCCCCAAAAAGCTGAGGTACGAAGCAGATGAGAATCGCAGGGCAAGAAAAGTACATCAGGATGGGAAACCTGACCTGGTTCCTCTAGTTGAGTGGAATACCACCGGCCAATGCAATTTGGCCTGTAAACATTGTTATTATGGAGCTGTAAGAGAACCTCTCCCGGGAGAATTAACCCATGAGCAGGCCAAGGAGTTTATTTCTCATCTCGCAGAAATGGGGGTTCCTGTCATTGTTTTTTCAGGGGGTGAACCCCTCTTAAGAAATGACCTTCTTATGCTGGGAGAATTTGCTGCGTCTAAAGGAATACGTCCGGTTATCAGTTCCAACGGCACACTGTTTACCAGGAAAAAGGCAAGGGAAGTGAAGGAGGCAGGTTTTAAATATGTGGGGATCAGTTTGGACGGAATTGGTGAAACGAATAACTTTTTCAGGGGAGGGAATGGGGCATTTGAACAGGCTCTGCAGGGTGTAAGAAATCTGATCTCAGAAGGTGTTTCCGTAGGTCTTCGCTACACAATGACGAAGCATACCATTAAGGATCTTCCCAAAATGTTTGATCTGGCTTTGGAAGAAGGAGTAGACCGCATAAATATTTTTCATCTCATCTATTCCGGAAGGGGCAGAGATATTTCCAATGAGGACATCCCCTTTGAAGAAACAAGAAAAGCTGTGGATTTTATCTATGAAAAGACCAAGGAGTTGTCCGTGAAGAAACCTGACTTTCAGGTACTTACGGCAGGAAACTACTGTGATGCTCCATATATCTATTCAAAAATAGAAAAAGAAAACCCTGATTGGGCTCCGGAGGCATACCGGCTGCTGTTTGCAAAGGATGCGGGAAGAATTGTAAAAATGGGTGACGGAGGGCCGAAGTTGGTCAGCGTCGATCATATGGGAAATGTTCATCCAAGCATGTTTCTCTCTCAATATACTTTTGGAAATATAAAAGAAAAGACACTGACGGAAATATTAACCACATCAGAATTGTTCGGACAATTAAGCTACCCTGAAGAGCATATAAAAGGAAAATGCCGGCAATGCAAATGGCTTTCAGTTTGCGGAGGGAACTCCAGGGCAAGGGCAGATGCATTTTTTGGCGATTTATGGGCTCCGGATCCCCGATGCTATCTGACGGATGAAGAAATCGGATTAGAAAGTTCCCACGAAATGGTGGTGTAA
- a CDS encoding antibiotic biosynthesis monooxygenase family protein: MVITLFRLSIPPEQEQFLEEKFINRSRLVDQVKGFISFKLLKKTQNENGLEYILMTEWETEEDYKNWLNSQDHARIHKKEGAPFSGNKTELFQVVCQ, encoded by the coding sequence ATGGTAATCACACTTTTTCGCCTTTCCATTCCGCCGGAACAGGAACAATTTCTTGAGGAAAAATTTATAAACCGGTCAAGATTGGTGGATCAGGTTAAAGGATTTATATCTTTTAAACTATTAAAAAAAACACAGAATGAAAATGGATTGGAATATATTCTTATGACTGAATGGGAAACGGAAGAGGATTATAAGAATTGGCTCAATAGTCAGGATCATGCCAGAATCCATAAGAAAGAAGGGGCCCCCTTCTCCGGAAACAAAACGGAGTTGTTTCAAGTGGTCTGCCAGTAA
- the ahbA gene encoding siroheme decarboxylase subunit alpha has product MVSETLDMINGKLLNRLQKGIPLVERPYQAIAEELNMTEEEVMERIKGMKGKIIRQISAIFDTKSLGYQSSLVAAKVDPELLDQAAEVINQHPGVTHNYVRNHDFNLWFTIAVPAHSRLGLERTVQLLRELAPGVKSIRCLPTLKLFKIGVFFDMSGKVTKGKEAPAYTEVSRKQRTCDFTEAEKGMIRELQKDLSIESRPFSERAEAAGVTEEEFLQTARRFKEAGIIRRFAAVLYHREAGFLANGMGVWNIPADKAEEIGCLMASFKAVTHCYLRPTYEDWPYNIFTMVHGRNKEECEDALKEIENEIGYRDRLVLYSSKQYKKERLSYFTPEIDEWESKFDLKMVAKL; this is encoded by the coding sequence ATGGTGTCAGAAACTTTGGATATGATAAATGGAAAATTATTAAATCGCCTGCAGAAAGGGATTCCGTTGGTGGAACGACCTTATCAAGCGATTGCCGAAGAATTGAATATGACTGAAGAAGAGGTAATGGAACGAATTAAAGGGATGAAGGGGAAGATCATTCGCCAGATATCCGCCATATTTGATACAAAATCATTGGGATATCAGTCCAGTCTGGTTGCGGCAAAGGTGGATCCGGAACTTTTGGACCAGGCGGCGGAGGTTATCAATCAGCATCCGGGAGTCACCCATAATTATGTTCGTAATCATGATTTTAATTTATGGTTTACCATTGCCGTTCCCGCCCACAGCCGCTTGGGTCTAGAGAGGACCGTCCAGTTATTGAGAGAATTGGCCCCAGGGGTAAAATCAATTCGTTGTCTGCCCACCCTTAAACTATTTAAGATCGGGGTCTTTTTCGATATGAGCGGAAAGGTGACAAAAGGAAAAGAAGCTCCTGCCTATACGGAAGTAAGCAGGAAACAGAGGACTTGTGATTTTACCGAAGCTGAAAAAGGAATGATTCGGGAGCTTCAAAAGGATTTAAGTATAGAATCACGTCCCTTTTCAGAGAGAGCAGAGGCTGCGGGAGTGACCGAGGAAGAATTTCTGCAAACGGCCCGTCGGTTTAAGGAAGCTGGAATCATCCGCCGGTTTGCTGCAGTTCTCTACCATCGGGAAGCAGGTTTTCTGGCCAACGGCATGGGAGTTTGGAACATCCCGGCAGATAAGGCTGAAGAAATAGGTTGTCTGATGGCTTCCTTTAAGGCAGTAACCCATTGCTATTTAAGACCTACCTATGAAGATTGGCCATATAATATTTTCACCATGGTCCATGGTAGGAACAAAGAGGAATGTGAGGATGCCTTAAAGGAGATTGAAAATGAGATAGGATATCGGGACCGTCTGGTTTTATACTCTAGTAAACAATACAAAAAGGAACGGCTCTCCTACTTCACTCCGGAGATTGATGAGTGGGAAAGTAAATTTGATTTGAAAATGGTAGCCAAATTGTAA
- a CDS encoding LysM peptidoglycan-binding domain-containing protein has protein sequence MSENRQQVLSFDIKETVRLMKEKPGISQIVDIELYPDVDVVEQEDAISIKGNLVLSGTYRGKKIKGKDERDPFNFDPLVVEEGAFSTLKNKEILEQKIPVEVTVPRKRVQDLDDVMVYVDNFDYEIKGSHQLDVTAEFLISGIHSEIEHQEEAKAASYQEPFHFVYVAGEEHEDQFSDSAESEKETERETTSEMTEEQGKDEGEETEEERKEAKEKRDETEEEREETKEAEEEGKEESEEVEEEREEEPEREVVGEPVEGEQIEEIRDEQTDEESKTEEDKDVKVAIIGKKKGPSEGPIKLSSFFSRKIKTPSGESSNLSRLESLSEESLPREEPVQKHIGTMEAESSSMVGERSSEGESSKTDAKYLMSLMGQNGEKFYRLKLCIPQKHESLNSIASRYQLTVEEIMLANGLKSDQWEEGQVLYIPIHED, from the coding sequence GTGTCTGAAAATAGACAGCAGGTGCTGAGTTTCGATATTAAGGAAACGGTACGTCTAATGAAGGAAAAACCGGGAATCAGTCAGATTGTGGATATCGAATTGTATCCGGATGTTGATGTGGTTGAACAGGAAGACGCCATATCCATCAAAGGGAATTTGGTATTAAGCGGGACCTACCGTGGGAAAAAAATCAAGGGGAAGGATGAAAGGGATCCATTTAACTTTGACCCCCTTGTCGTAGAGGAAGGGGCTTTTTCAACATTAAAAAATAAGGAGATCCTTGAACAAAAGATACCCGTTGAAGTTACTGTTCCCCGCAAACGGGTACAGGACTTAGATGATGTGATGGTGTATGTGGATAATTTTGATTACGAGATAAAGGGATCCCATCAATTGGATGTAACCGCTGAGTTTCTCATTTCCGGCATTCATAGTGAGATCGAACATCAAGAAGAAGCAAAGGCCGCATCTTACCAAGAGCCCTTCCATTTTGTCTATGTTGCCGGGGAAGAGCATGAGGATCAATTTTCCGATTCGGCTGAGTCGGAAAAGGAAACAGAACGGGAGACAACATCAGAAATGACAGAAGAACAGGGGAAAGATGAAGGAGAAGAAACTGAGGAAGAAAGAAAAGAAGCCAAAGAGAAAAGGGATGAAACTGAGGAAGAAAGGGAAGAAACTAAGGAAGCTGAAGAAGAAGGGAAAGAAGAGAGTGAAGAAGTTGAAGAGGAAAGGGAGGAAGAACCAGAAAGAGAAGTTGTAGGAGAACCAGTCGAAGGAGAACAGATTGAAGAAATTAGAGATGAGCAAACCGATGAAGAAAGTAAGACAGAGGAAGATAAAGACGTAAAAGTAGCCATTATCGGCAAGAAGAAGGGGCCCAGTGAAGGTCCGATCAAGTTATCTTCTTTCTTTTCCAGAAAAATAAAAACCCCGTCAGGGGAATCATCTAATCTTTCAAGATTAGAATCTCTTTCTGAAGAATCCCTTCCTAGGGAAGAACCTGTTCAAAAGCATATTGGTACTATGGAAGCAGAAAGCTCATCAATGGTGGGTGAAAGATCATCCGAAGGAGAATCTTCAAAAACTGACGCAAAATACTTGATGTCCCTTATGGGACAAAATGGAGAGAAATTCTATCGGTTGAAATTATGCATTCCGCAAAAACATGAAAGTTTAAACTCTATTGCAAGCCGTTATCAATTGACTGTTGAAGAGATTATGCTGGCTAACGGATTAAAATCAGATCAATGGGAAGAAGGTCAGGTTTTGTATATTCCCATTCACGAAGATTAG